One part of the Rhodococcus oxybenzonivorans genome encodes these proteins:
- a CDS encoding IclR family transcriptional regulator, with protein sequence MADDKNEVGGAQSAPPSILAKAFLVIGAFNERDRVLTLTQISRKTGLPKSTVHRLLQRLGELDVIEEHGAGYRLGIRLLQLVSSMPVDGMREVALPHLAQLQAWSKESVHFGVLRGNEVVVLQALFAVDHARPIGEVGTRIPAHLSAMGRAMMAYIPEDELTELLAGTLVGLTPKSVTDPMQIQDELKRIRVAGAAVQKDGVVLGLGNIAAPVLIKGRPMGAIAVQFDSSKQVSESVINAVKLTAHRISRDTTQMLSQGRADLFPFDD encoded by the coding sequence ATGGCAGATGACAAAAACGAGGTCGGTGGCGCGCAGAGTGCGCCTCCCTCCATTCTGGCGAAGGCGTTCTTGGTCATCGGGGCGTTCAACGAGCGAGATCGGGTGCTGACCCTGACACAGATCAGCCGTAAGACCGGCTTACCCAAGTCGACGGTACACAGGTTGCTGCAGCGGTTGGGCGAGCTGGATGTGATCGAGGAACACGGTGCGGGTTACCGACTCGGTATCCGTCTGTTGCAGCTGGTTTCGTCCATGCCGGTGGACGGAATGCGCGAGGTCGCGTTGCCGCACCTGGCCCAGTTGCAGGCGTGGTCGAAGGAATCGGTGCACTTCGGCGTCCTCAGGGGCAACGAGGTCGTCGTGCTGCAGGCGCTCTTCGCCGTGGATCACGCCCGGCCAATAGGTGAGGTGGGTACGCGGATCCCCGCGCACCTGTCCGCGATGGGTCGGGCAATGATGGCCTATATCCCCGAGGACGAGCTCACCGAACTGCTTGCGGGCACTCTCGTCGGTCTGACGCCCAAGTCCGTGACGGATCCGATGCAGATTCAGGACGAATTGAAGCGCATACGGGTGGCGGGAGCAGCTGTCCAGAAGGATGGTGTGGTTCTCGGCCTGGGCAACATTGCGGCGCCCGTCCTGATCAAGGGCCGGCCGATGGGGGCGATCGCCGTTCAGTTCGACTCGTCGAAGCAGGTCTCCGAGTCGGTGATCAACGCGGTCAAACTGACCGCCCACCGCATCAGCCGCGACACCACCCAGATGCTCTCCCAGGGCCGAGCAGACCTCTTTCCGTTCGACGACTGA
- a CDS encoding LuxR family transcriptional regulator, producing the protein MRSTTDRELSHAVIILLDRLRDDYGVGPGSHEIRVVSLGTQMALLDEATESALAKFPELGSQQQRALGRLIVDLQKTRMRIRTVRGGPGHVVQPAEFASAIRRLRCSESVAGLRKRICSEAATAAQLDRILLSEVHNGTWTALELNSSMRSDEVLSSSVLPLGFESAESRACETRSAVLAGPNGDVRPSGEVVRMLAAESYVVAPITVSTGVIGLVHGSRPSGDPVNVVVRDMLGAYARGFGTLFERAMLADRLGEQKNVIVQRLQQEAREAELLEHADVSFLEETSADQTSTLPGTSHNDLNSAALESLTTREREVFAFLARGASNAEIANELVISIFTVKTHVKKILRKLGAMNRSEAIYRYLAITGQR; encoded by the coding sequence GTGCGTTCCACGACCGACCGTGAGTTGTCGCATGCAGTCATCATTCTCCTCGACCGGCTGCGCGACGACTACGGCGTTGGTCCCGGATCCCACGAAATTCGTGTTGTCTCGCTCGGCACCCAGATGGCGCTCCTCGACGAGGCCACAGAATCTGCACTTGCGAAGTTCCCCGAACTAGGCTCCCAGCAGCAACGAGCGCTCGGTCGCCTCATCGTCGACCTGCAGAAGACGCGTATGCGGATTCGCACGGTGCGCGGAGGTCCGGGGCACGTCGTGCAACCCGCCGAGTTTGCCAGCGCGATCCGGCGGTTACGGTGCTCGGAGTCCGTCGCCGGTCTTCGCAAGCGAATCTGCTCGGAGGCCGCGACTGCAGCGCAACTCGACCGAATACTCCTGTCCGAGGTACACAACGGTACGTGGACGGCCCTCGAGCTCAACAGCTCGATGAGGTCGGACGAGGTCCTGAGTTCCTCGGTGTTGCCCCTCGGCTTCGAATCGGCCGAGAGCAGGGCGTGCGAGACCCGATCAGCGGTACTCGCCGGGCCGAATGGCGATGTTCGGCCGAGTGGCGAGGTCGTACGGATGCTCGCTGCCGAGTCCTATGTGGTTGCCCCGATCACAGTGTCGACCGGGGTTATCGGGCTCGTGCACGGCAGTCGACCGTCCGGGGATCCGGTGAACGTTGTGGTCCGGGACATGCTGGGGGCATATGCCCGCGGTTTCGGAACGTTGTTCGAACGGGCGATGCTCGCCGACCGCCTCGGTGAACAGAAGAATGTGATTGTCCAACGCCTGCAACAGGAAGCCCGCGAAGCTGAGCTTCTCGAACACGCTGATGTCAGTTTCCTCGAGGAAACCTCGGCTGATCAGACTTCGACGTTGCCCGGTACGTCCCACAACGATCTGAATTCCGCTGCGCTGGAGTCGCTGACAACGCGTGAACGCGAGGTGTTCGCGTTTCTTGCCCGGGGCGCATCGAACGCCGAGATAGCGAACGAGCTGGTCATCAGCATCTTCACGGTGAAGACGCACGTCAAGAAGATACTTCGCAAGCTGGGTGCCATGAACCGGTCCGAGGCGATCTACCGCTATCTCGCGATAACGGGTCAACGGTAA
- a CDS encoding amidohydrolase family protein has protein sequence MVPPGTVDVHAHYFPRDAPPVEVIAGFPRAPRLVVDSPTEGRLVRGSEDFRSVRRALWDVEARLADMDRAGVGVQAISPVPVALEYGAPVAPFAAYCRWMNESIARAVDPADGRLVGIGTAPVASPRHCLPELRHLSEVLGLRGVEIGTRINGMELDDPALGYFFDAVDSLGLAVLVHPVDGGGGAVRRSGFTYDFGLGMPSDTALAATALVFGGVLDNHPGLRVATVHGCGTFPWAYPRLRLGAQLAATHDPDDLNRTVSRLYADTLVFDPAHLPTLVHRFGPNRVLLGSDHPFIPNQPEEGIADLSSMAAYLPPGTVPRILRDNALEFLGLSSDALVTAHFSPTKEDHHGTH, from the coding sequence GTGGTTCCACCCGGCACCGTCGATGTGCATGCGCACTACTTCCCCCGTGACGCCCCTCCCGTCGAGGTCATCGCAGGTTTTCCGCGCGCACCTCGATTAGTGGTCGACTCTCCGACGGAGGGACGGTTGGTCCGCGGATCCGAAGACTTCCGCAGCGTCCGGCGCGCCCTCTGGGATGTGGAGGCGCGCCTGGCGGACATGGATCGCGCGGGCGTCGGGGTTCAGGCGATTTCTCCCGTGCCGGTCGCATTGGAATACGGTGCTCCGGTAGCACCGTTTGCCGCCTACTGCCGATGGATGAACGAGTCCATCGCCCGTGCGGTCGACCCTGCTGACGGCAGGCTCGTCGGTATCGGAACCGCCCCCGTTGCATCACCCCGTCACTGTCTGCCCGAACTACGTCATCTGTCCGAAGTTCTGGGGCTTCGCGGCGTCGAGATCGGCACGCGGATCAACGGAATGGAGTTGGACGACCCGGCGCTGGGGTATTTCTTCGACGCCGTCGACAGCCTCGGTCTCGCGGTACTTGTGCACCCGGTCGACGGTGGTGGCGGCGCCGTGCGGCGCTCCGGGTTCACCTATGACTTCGGGCTCGGAATGCCCTCCGACACTGCGTTGGCGGCCACTGCCCTCGTCTTCGGCGGGGTTCTGGACAACCATCCAGGACTACGGGTGGCAACGGTTCACGGCTGCGGAACCTTCCCGTGGGCGTATCCAAGACTTCGCCTCGGAGCCCAGCTTGCCGCCACACACGACCCGGATGATCTGAATCGGACCGTATCGCGCCTCTACGCAGACACCCTCGTGTTCGATCCGGCGCACCTGCCGACTCTGGTACATCGCTTCGGTCCGAACAGGGTCCTTCTCGGCAGCGACCACCCGTTCATCCCGAACCAACCCGAAGAGGGAATTGCGGACTTGTCCTCTATGGCAGCATATTTACCGCCCGGTACCGTGCCGCGAATCCTCCGTGACAATGCACTCGAATTCCTCGGACTGTCATCCGATGCGCTCGTCACCGCTCACTTCTCACCGACAAAGGAAGACCACCATGGCACTCACTGA
- a CDS encoding helix-turn-helix transcriptional regulator — protein MSWTTTSIDPDQADLVQQAVDCIAIVGTLLVDHDGHSDFGTPTLPESLAAARGRLAEALTEGQLAESDIEDACRVLVDIERVQEQLARTTEIRRIAELSEVHDAAVTLRGLSPQQVIEAAPEVVCTQLPFARSLISAVSGSLWQPRRLYLQPDLDGSPLDFSDYVDSSVWSLADAPLETELVRRRVPALVAAPAADDRTHKEIISRSRTSAYVAAPVMSSGKVIGLLHADRPESEGGLDPDDRDRLDAFTTILAIVYEQAVLKHRIQLQRARVEESFDATQTMLDRISKADAILSHQAAATADSSTDDPGGNRILEINSVLTVREREVLSHLATGATNNQIAQALVISEGTVKSHVKTVLKKLHAPTRAAATALYSSQTRRAR, from the coding sequence GTGAGCTGGACGACGACGTCAATCGATCCCGATCAAGCGGATCTCGTGCAGCAAGCGGTCGACTGCATTGCTATTGTCGGCACGCTGCTGGTCGACCACGACGGCCACTCCGACTTCGGCACTCCCACACTCCCGGAGTCACTTGCAGCGGCGCGAGGTCGCCTTGCCGAAGCGCTCACCGAGGGGCAGCTCGCCGAGTCCGATATCGAAGACGCATGCCGGGTCCTCGTCGACATCGAACGTGTTCAGGAGCAGCTCGCCAGGACCACAGAGATTCGCCGGATCGCGGAGCTGAGTGAGGTGCACGACGCTGCAGTGACGCTTCGGGGACTCTCCCCGCAACAGGTCATCGAGGCGGCACCGGAAGTGGTGTGCACACAACTACCTTTCGCGCGCTCGTTGATTTCAGCGGTGTCCGGTTCTCTGTGGCAGCCCCGCCGTCTTTATCTGCAGCCCGACCTCGACGGATCACCTCTCGACTTCTCCGACTACGTCGACTCCTCAGTGTGGTCCCTGGCTGATGCGCCTCTGGAAACCGAGCTGGTCCGACGCCGAGTTCCCGCGCTGGTCGCCGCCCCGGCTGCCGACGACCGCACGCACAAAGAGATCATCAGCCGATCTCGGACGTCCGCGTACGTCGCGGCGCCCGTCATGTCCTCGGGGAAGGTCATCGGACTGCTCCATGCCGATCGGCCGGAATCGGAAGGTGGTCTCGATCCGGACGACCGAGATCGGTTGGACGCCTTCACAACCATTTTGGCCATCGTGTACGAGCAAGCGGTGCTGAAGCACCGAATCCAACTGCAGCGCGCCCGAGTGGAAGAGTCGTTCGACGCAACCCAGACGATGCTGGACCGGATCTCGAAGGCGGATGCAATTCTCTCGCACCAGGCCGCGGCAACCGCCGACAGTTCCACCGACGACCCGGGAGGGAACCGGATACTCGAAATCAACAGCGTGCTGACTGTCCGGGAGCGTGAGGTCCTGTCCCACCTCGCCACCGGGGCCACCAACAACCAGATCGCGCAGGCACTGGTCATTTCCGAGGGCACCGTGAAATCGCATGTGAAAACCGTGCTGAAGAAGCTGCACGCACCGACGCGCGCCGCGGCGACCGCCCTCTACTCGAGTCAAACCCGACGAGCGCGATGA
- a CDS encoding extradiol ring-cleavage dioxygenase, with product MGDFLALGMTHYPLLAGTDEHMAGLLRWTLTDPDIPVEEKDPAHWPDRMRSEWSDDGGTAAAAAHRAELVSNLTRVREAVDEFAPDVVVVWGDDQYENFREEVVPPFCVLAYGDLEVPAFEVMNERGSPNFWGKPDDFEIVMRGDASAARQLTGGLIERGFDMAYSYKKRAGAHFPHAILNTQLFLDYENAGAEMSYPFIPMTVNCYGQHAIARKGGLARFADIESEELDPSGPTPARCFEVGRAVAQHFRDRDLKVAFVASSSWSHAFLADKLWHMRPDTEADMRIYKALLDNDYAMMRRYTSAEVVDAGQHEILNWFCMLGAVEELGLRREWSDLVVTDVFNSNKAFAVYS from the coding sequence ATGGGAGACTTCCTCGCTCTCGGCATGACCCACTACCCGCTGCTGGCGGGAACCGACGAGCACATGGCAGGCCTGTTGCGATGGACCCTCACCGACCCGGACATCCCGGTCGAGGAGAAGGACCCGGCCCATTGGCCGGACCGGATGCGCTCCGAGTGGTCCGACGACGGTGGAACGGCAGCCGCGGCGGCACATCGTGCGGAGTTGGTGTCGAATCTGACTCGGGTGCGTGAAGCGGTCGACGAGTTCGCCCCCGATGTCGTCGTGGTGTGGGGCGACGACCAATACGAGAATTTCCGCGAGGAGGTAGTGCCACCCTTCTGTGTGCTCGCCTACGGTGACCTCGAGGTGCCCGCGTTCGAGGTCATGAACGAAAGAGGCAGCCCGAACTTCTGGGGCAAACCGGACGATTTCGAGATAGTCATGCGTGGTGACGCATCGGCAGCCCGCCAACTCACCGGCGGCCTGATCGAGCGCGGTTTCGACATGGCCTACTCGTACAAGAAGCGCGCCGGTGCACACTTTCCACACGCGATCCTCAACACGCAATTGTTCCTCGATTACGAGAACGCCGGCGCGGAGATGTCATACCCCTTCATTCCGATGACCGTCAATTGCTATGGCCAACACGCGATCGCGCGTAAGGGTGGATTGGCCAGATTCGCCGACATCGAGTCGGAGGAGCTTGATCCTTCGGGCCCCACACCTGCTCGTTGTTTCGAAGTGGGTCGAGCCGTCGCGCAGCATTTCCGCGACCGCGATCTCAAGGTGGCATTCGTCGCCTCCTCGAGCTGGTCCCACGCCTTCTTGGCGGACAAGTTGTGGCATATGCGTCCCGATACCGAAGCTGACATGCGCATTTACAAGGCGCTGCTCGACAACGATTACGCAATGATGCGCAGATACACCAGCGCAGAAGTCGTCGATGCCGGCCAGCACGAGATCCTCAACTGGTTCTGCATGCTCGGTGCGGTCGAGGAGCTCGGTTTGCGCCGGGAGTGGTCCGACCTCGTGGTGACCGATGTGTTCAACTCTAACAAGGCGTTTGCCGTGTACTCGTAA